The Miscanthus floridulus cultivar M001 chromosome 7, ASM1932011v1, whole genome shotgun sequence genome includes a region encoding these proteins:
- the LOC136463380 gene encoding endo-1,4-beta-xylanase 1-like isoform X2 has translation MGDVVVFEVNATGWAPSGARTALSLHHELDPARLPAAKGVAAIGHERTPSGRYVLAAGRADEDDGLCQAITPGALKPRVTYRVAGWVSVAAAAPGAGVGGITTHHPVHVSIRVDGGPVACSAASDSESEAGTGGSRWAEIKGAFRLKESPRSAVVYVHGAPAGVDVKVMDLRIIATDRKARFSYLKEKTDKVRKRDVVVKVDGAPAGAPVRVVQLHSAFPIGSCINGTVIQDPAFVDFFTNHMDWAVFENELKWYWTEAQRGQLNYADADRLLDFCDRAGKPVRGHCIFWAVDGDVQQWIKDIADHDGPDQLMAAVQARLNGLLARYAGRFPHYDVNNEMLHGRFFRDRLGDDVAALMFREAARLDPGAALFVNDYNVECGNDANATPERYVELIRDLQRRGAQVGGVGLQGHVTHPVGEVICDALDTLAAATDLPIWFTELDVCEPDDALRADDLEVVMREAYAHPAVQGVVLWGFMQGHMWRQDAALVNADGTVNDAGQRFIDLRREWTSDARGRLDADGQFKFRGFHGSYVAQVTTATGTKMLKAFTVDKGDTPLVLDMDN, from the exons ATG GGTGATGTCGTCGTGTTCGAGGTGAACGCCACCGGCTGGGCTCCCTCCGGTGCGCGCACGGCGCTGTCCCTGCACCACGAGCTCGACCCGGCCAGGCTCCCCGCCGCTAAaggtgtggccgccatcgggcacGAGCGCACGCCCAGCGGTCGGTACGTCCTGGCGGCGGGCCGCGCCGACGAGGACGACGGCCTGTGCCAGGCGATCACGCCGGGCGCGCTCAAGCCCCGGGTCACGTACCGTGTCGCCGGCTGGGTCAGcgtagcggcggcggcgccgggcgCCGGGGTGGGAGGAATAACGACCCACCATCCCGTGCACGTCAGCATCCGCGTCGACGGCGGCCCTGTCGCCTGCTCGGCCGCCTCCGACTCCGAGTCCGAGGCAGGCACAGGCGGCAGCAGGTGGGCGGAGATCAAGGGCGCGTTCCGGCTGAAGGAGAGCCCCCGCAGCGCGGTGGTGTACGTGCATGGGGCGCCTGCCGGCGTCGACGTGAAGGTCATGGACCTAAGGATCATTGCCACGGACCGAAAAGCGCGCTTCAGCTACCTCAAGGAAAAGACGGACAAG GTGCGCAAGCGTGACGTGGTTGTGAAGGTGGACGGGGCCCCGGCGGGCGCGCCTGTGCGCGTGGTGCAGCTGCACAGCGCCTTCCCCATTGGCAGCTGCATCAACGGCACGGTGATCCAGGACCCGGCCTTCGTGGACTTCTTCACCAACCACATGGACTGGGCCGTCTTCGAGAACGAGCTCAAGTGGTACTGGACCGAGGCGCAGCGCGGGCAGCTCAACTACGCCGACGCCGACCGCCTGCTCGACTTCTGCGACCGCGCGGGGAAACCCGTGCGGGGCCACTGCATCTTCTGGGCCGTCGACGGCGACGTGCAGCAGTGGATCAAGGACATCGCCGACCACGACGGGCCGGACCAGCTCATGGCTGCCGTGCAGGCACGCCTCAACGGCCTCCTGGCGCGCTACGCGGGGCGGTTCCCGCACTACGACGTCAACAACGAGATGCTGCACGGGCGCTTCTTCCGCGACCGCCTCGGCGACGACGTGGCCGCGCTCATGTTCCGGGAGGCGGCCCGCCTGGACCCGGGCGCCGCGCTCTTCGTCAACGACTACAACGTCGAGTGCGGCAACGACGCCAACGCCACGCCGGAGAGGTACGTGGAGCTCATCCGCGACCTGCAGCGGCGCGGCGCGCAGGTCGGCGGCGTCGGGCTGCAGGGCCACGTCACCCACCCCGTCGGGGAGGTCATCTGCGACGCGCTCGACACGCTCGCCGCGGCCACCGACCTGCCCATCTGGTTTACGGAGCTCGACGTGTGCGAGCCCGACGACGCCCTGCGCGCCGACGACCTCGAGGTGGTGATGCGCGAGGCGTACGCGCACCCGGCGGTCCAGGGCGTCGTGCTCTGGGGGTTCATGCAGGGACACATGTGGAGGCAGGACGCCGCGCTCGTCAACGCCGACGGCACCGTCAACGACGCCGGGCAGAGGTTCATTGACCTCCGGAGGGAGTGGACGTCCGACGCGCGGGGACGCCTCGACGCCGATGGACAGTTCAAGTTCAGGGGCTTCCACGGCAGCTACGTGGCGCAGGTCACCACGGCCACGGGGACGAAGATGCTCAAGGCCTTCACCGTCGACAAAGGGGACACGCCTCTCGTGCTCGACATGGATAACTGA
- the LOC136463380 gene encoding endo-1,4-beta-xylanase 1-like isoform X1, which produces METISSSLPTMACSHQGDVVVFEVNATGWAPSGARTALSLHHELDPARLPAAKGVAAIGHERTPSGRYVLAAGRADEDDGLCQAITPGALKPRVTYRVAGWVSVAAAAPGAGVGGITTHHPVHVSIRVDGGPVACSAASDSESEAGTGGSRWAEIKGAFRLKESPRSAVVYVHGAPAGVDVKVMDLRIIATDRKARFSYLKEKTDKVRKRDVVVKVDGAPAGAPVRVVQLHSAFPIGSCINGTVIQDPAFVDFFTNHMDWAVFENELKWYWTEAQRGQLNYADADRLLDFCDRAGKPVRGHCIFWAVDGDVQQWIKDIADHDGPDQLMAAVQARLNGLLARYAGRFPHYDVNNEMLHGRFFRDRLGDDVAALMFREAARLDPGAALFVNDYNVECGNDANATPERYVELIRDLQRRGAQVGGVGLQGHVTHPVGEVICDALDTLAAATDLPIWFTELDVCEPDDALRADDLEVVMREAYAHPAVQGVVLWGFMQGHMWRQDAALVNADGTVNDAGQRFIDLRREWTSDARGRLDADGQFKFRGFHGSYVAQVTTATGTKMLKAFTVDKGDTPLVLDMDN; this is translated from the exons ATGGAGACCATTTCCTCCAGCTTGCCGACCATGGCCTGCAGTCACCAG GGTGATGTCGTCGTGTTCGAGGTGAACGCCACCGGCTGGGCTCCCTCCGGTGCGCGCACGGCGCTGTCCCTGCACCACGAGCTCGACCCGGCCAGGCTCCCCGCCGCTAAaggtgtggccgccatcgggcacGAGCGCACGCCCAGCGGTCGGTACGTCCTGGCGGCGGGCCGCGCCGACGAGGACGACGGCCTGTGCCAGGCGATCACGCCGGGCGCGCTCAAGCCCCGGGTCACGTACCGTGTCGCCGGCTGGGTCAGcgtagcggcggcggcgccgggcgCCGGGGTGGGAGGAATAACGACCCACCATCCCGTGCACGTCAGCATCCGCGTCGACGGCGGCCCTGTCGCCTGCTCGGCCGCCTCCGACTCCGAGTCCGAGGCAGGCACAGGCGGCAGCAGGTGGGCGGAGATCAAGGGCGCGTTCCGGCTGAAGGAGAGCCCCCGCAGCGCGGTGGTGTACGTGCATGGGGCGCCTGCCGGCGTCGACGTGAAGGTCATGGACCTAAGGATCATTGCCACGGACCGAAAAGCGCGCTTCAGCTACCTCAAGGAAAAGACGGACAAG GTGCGCAAGCGTGACGTGGTTGTGAAGGTGGACGGGGCCCCGGCGGGCGCGCCTGTGCGCGTGGTGCAGCTGCACAGCGCCTTCCCCATTGGCAGCTGCATCAACGGCACGGTGATCCAGGACCCGGCCTTCGTGGACTTCTTCACCAACCACATGGACTGGGCCGTCTTCGAGAACGAGCTCAAGTGGTACTGGACCGAGGCGCAGCGCGGGCAGCTCAACTACGCCGACGCCGACCGCCTGCTCGACTTCTGCGACCGCGCGGGGAAACCCGTGCGGGGCCACTGCATCTTCTGGGCCGTCGACGGCGACGTGCAGCAGTGGATCAAGGACATCGCCGACCACGACGGGCCGGACCAGCTCATGGCTGCCGTGCAGGCACGCCTCAACGGCCTCCTGGCGCGCTACGCGGGGCGGTTCCCGCACTACGACGTCAACAACGAGATGCTGCACGGGCGCTTCTTCCGCGACCGCCTCGGCGACGACGTGGCCGCGCTCATGTTCCGGGAGGCGGCCCGCCTGGACCCGGGCGCCGCGCTCTTCGTCAACGACTACAACGTCGAGTGCGGCAACGACGCCAACGCCACGCCGGAGAGGTACGTGGAGCTCATCCGCGACCTGCAGCGGCGCGGCGCGCAGGTCGGCGGCGTCGGGCTGCAGGGCCACGTCACCCACCCCGTCGGGGAGGTCATCTGCGACGCGCTCGACACGCTCGCCGCGGCCACCGACCTGCCCATCTGGTTTACGGAGCTCGACGTGTGCGAGCCCGACGACGCCCTGCGCGCCGACGACCTCGAGGTGGTGATGCGCGAGGCGTACGCGCACCCGGCGGTCCAGGGCGTCGTGCTCTGGGGGTTCATGCAGGGACACATGTGGAGGCAGGACGCCGCGCTCGTCAACGCCGACGGCACCGTCAACGACGCCGGGCAGAGGTTCATTGACCTCCGGAGGGAGTGGACGTCCGACGCGCGGGGACGCCTCGACGCCGATGGACAGTTCAAGTTCAGGGGCTTCCACGGCAGCTACGTGGCGCAGGTCACCACGGCCACGGGGACGAAGATGCTCAAGGCCTTCACCGTCGACAAAGGGGACACGCCTCTCGTGCTCGACATGGATAACTGA